From the Serratia nematodiphila DZ0503SBS1 genome, one window contains:
- a CDS encoding MFS transporter: MKLADYNGHLITLCLMATGTFAIGTDAFIVAGVLSDISDTFAVSPAQAGQLISVFALAYMLFAPLTAWLLGNVNRKHILQLALVLFIAGNLACAWATSYLQISFGRVLAALGAACYTPQAAAAAVGLVAEKRRGLAISIVYGGMTLAIALGIPFGTFLAKLIGWREIFLFIALLGAIALLGLSLALRAIAPPGKHSLKERLAPLKQKAVLTTLLITFFAVCSEHIVYSYVSVLLKNTQFGPQAILPLALLVFGIGAVIGNFASGALTDALGSKFVLLFSVAIQTLSLFLLAFYVTSPWWVLAIFLVWGITGWMYLVPIQHHLLSLSKRFGALTVSLNSSVLYAGIAAGGMLGGLALYALPAYYLPLFSLPLGAIALLLTLLFFRGETSNE, from the coding sequence ATGAAGTTAGCGGATTATAACGGCCATCTGATCACGCTCTGTCTGATGGCGACCGGCACGTTCGCCATCGGCACCGACGCCTTTATCGTCGCCGGCGTGCTCAGCGACATTTCCGATACCTTTGCCGTCAGCCCCGCGCAAGCGGGGCAGTTGATATCGGTATTCGCGCTGGCTTATATGCTGTTCGCCCCTCTCACCGCCTGGCTGCTGGGCAACGTCAACCGCAAGCATATCCTGCAGTTGGCGCTGGTGCTGTTCATCGCCGGCAACCTGGCCTGCGCCTGGGCCACCAGCTACCTGCAGATCTCGTTCGGCAGAGTGCTGGCGGCATTGGGGGCGGCTTGTTACACGCCGCAGGCCGCCGCCGCCGCGGTGGGGCTGGTGGCGGAAAAACGCCGCGGTCTGGCCATTTCCATCGTCTATGGGGGCATGACGTTGGCTATTGCGCTCGGTATTCCGTTCGGCACCTTTCTCGCCAAACTGATCGGCTGGCGTGAAATTTTCCTGTTCATCGCCCTGCTGGGGGCAATTGCGCTGCTGGGCCTGTCGCTGGCGCTGCGGGCCATTGCGCCACCGGGCAAGCATTCGCTGAAAGAGCGGCTCGCCCCGCTGAAACAAAAGGCGGTGCTGACCACGCTACTGATCACCTTTTTTGCCGTTTGTTCGGAACACATCGTCTATAGCTACGTCAGCGTGTTGCTGAAAAACACCCAGTTCGGCCCGCAGGCGATCCTGCCCCTCGCGCTGCTGGTATTCGGCATTGGCGCGGTGATCGGCAATTTTGCCTCCGGCGCGTTAACCGATGCCCTCGGCAGCAAGTTCGTGCTGCTGTTTTCCGTGGCGATCCAGACGCTGTCCCTGTTTCTGCTGGCCTTCTATGTCACTTCCCCCTGGTGGGTACTGGCCATCTTTCTGGTCTGGGGTATTACCGGCTGGATGTATCTGGTGCCGATCCAGCATCACCTGTTGTCGCTATCGAAACGCTTTGGCGCGCTGACCGTATCGCTCAACAGCTCGGTGCTGTACGCCGGCATCGCGGCGGGCGGCATGCTGGGCGGCCTGGCGCTCTACGCGCTGCCGGCCTATTACCTGCCGCTGTTTTCGCTGCCGCTCGGCGCCATCGCCCTGCTGCTGACGCTGCTGTTTTTCCGGGGAGAGACCAGCAATGAGTGA
- the hemA gene encoding 5-aminolevulinate synthase has protein sequence MSVLNILEEKLAETKKQGRFREFLNLERGVQDKPWATSHGHHGERRLNVWCSNDYLAMSHHPKVLLATTDAVNRVGLGTCGARSISGTSVYHSELETLLASAYGKESALLFTTGFGANDATLSTLCDAIPDLIVFSDELNHASMIYGIRYSKAEKKIFRHNDVAHLAELLQAADPARPKLIAFESLYSMDGDFAPLAQIVALAEQYQALTYLDEIHSAGVYGERGLGYAEQLGLLDKITIIQGGFGKSYGAAGGYIAAPRSVVEAVRSWAPAFVFSTSSPAPVVAAALASFKYNLEHDTQRKHLLAIVDHLKTGLRAAGIPLVSADSHILPLLVGDPHRNKHISKVLLDEHDIYVQPVNAPTVPAGSERLRVTPTSAHSHADVETFLAALGRVWAANDLRRAG, from the coding sequence ATGAGCGTACTGAACATTCTTGAAGAAAAGCTGGCGGAAACCAAAAAACAGGGGCGTTTTCGCGAGTTCCTCAACCTTGAACGCGGCGTGCAGGACAAACCCTGGGCCACCAGCCACGGCCATCACGGTGAGCGCCGTCTCAACGTCTGGTGCTCGAACGACTATCTGGCGATGAGCCACCACCCCAAAGTGCTGCTGGCCACCACCGATGCGGTTAATCGGGTCGGGCTGGGCACCTGCGGCGCCCGCAGCATTTCCGGCACCTCGGTCTACCACAGCGAGCTGGAAACGCTGCTGGCCAGCGCCTATGGCAAAGAGTCGGCGCTGCTGTTCACCACCGGTTTCGGCGCCAACGACGCCACCTTATCCACCCTGTGCGACGCCATTCCCGATCTGATCGTGTTCTCCGACGAGCTGAATCACGCCTCGATGATTTACGGTATCCGCTACAGCAAAGCGGAGAAAAAAATCTTCCGCCACAACGATGTGGCACACCTCGCCGAGCTGCTGCAGGCCGCCGATCCGGCGCGGCCAAAGCTGATCGCTTTCGAGTCGCTGTATTCCATGGACGGTGACTTCGCCCCCCTGGCGCAGATCGTGGCGCTGGCGGAGCAGTACCAGGCGCTGACCTATCTCGACGAGATCCACTCCGCCGGCGTCTATGGCGAACGGGGGCTGGGCTACGCCGAACAACTGGGCCTGCTGGATAAAATCACCATTATTCAGGGCGGGTTCGGCAAATCTTACGGTGCGGCGGGCGGCTATATCGCCGCGCCCCGTTCGGTGGTGGAGGCGGTGCGCAGTTGGGCCCCGGCATTCGTCTTCAGCACCTCGTCGCCGGCGCCGGTGGTGGCCGCCGCGCTGGCCAGTTTTAAATACAACCTCGAGCATGACACCCAACGCAAACACCTGTTGGCGATCGTCGATCACCTGAAAACCGGCCTGCGCGCCGCCGGCATCCCTCTGGTGTCGGCGGACAGCCATATCCTGCCGCTGCTGGTCGGCGATCCGCACCGCAACAAACACATCAGTAAAGTGCTGCTCGATGAACACGATATTTACGTGCAACCGGTCAATGCACCGACGGTGCCCGCAGGCAGCGAGCGGCTGCGGGTGACGCCGACCTCGGCGCACTCCCATGCCGACGTGGAGACCTTCCTGGCGGCGCTGGGACGAGTCTGGGCGGCGAACGATCTGCGGAGGGCGGGATGA
- a CDS encoding putative quinol monooxygenase: MLKVIAEDFIHPEHIDTVMPWYRELVEKTRQEPLCISYELCIDQQDPGHFIFIESWPDRAALEVHCQTEHFTRLVPQINQYQRKPCTFLFMQAFPETGDK, from the coding sequence ATGCTGAAGGTCATCGCTGAAGATTTTATCCACCCGGAACACATTGACACCGTTATGCCGTGGTATCGCGAGCTGGTGGAGAAAACCCGGCAGGAGCCGCTGTGCATCAGTTATGAACTGTGCATCGACCAGCAGGATCCCGGGCACTTTATTTTTATCGAAAGCTGGCCGGATCGCGCGGCTCTCGAAGTGCATTGCCAGACCGAGCATTTCACCCGGCTGGTGCCGCAGATCAATCAGTATCAGCGCAAGCCTTGCACCTTCCTGTTTATGCAGGCGTTCCCTGAAACAGGCGATAAATAG
- a CDS encoding MFS transporter: MFAMYFIAFIDRVNVGFAKDAMAIDIALSQSAFALGAGIFFAAYALFGIPANLLMNRWGAKRWLSATTALWGALSACTGLVTNEQQFIVLRFLLGIAEAGFYPGILLLASIYFPNKVRASVIGIFVLGVPAALTLGSPLSGALLEMHGVLGKPGWFWMFVLEGLPAVALGVFAFFYLDDSPRQARFLTEEERTALVAQLADEQQQTETSSVKAAMSSGTVWHLALIYGTLQIGVYGLMFFLPSQVASLMGTHLGFKASLVAAIPWAFSALGVYFLPRYADRNTARRLPIAVGCMVTAALGLVVSSYAGPLLAIVALSCCAVSFLAVQPIFWTFPAQVLTGPALAAGIGFCTTLGAAFSFLAPLIRTEAEERFHSPHAGPLVLAAFSLLCATLLWALRNRRTDVSKQDAEIAG, from the coding sequence ATGTTCGCCATGTACTTCATCGCCTTTATCGACAGGGTTAACGTCGGCTTTGCCAAGGACGCGATGGCCATCGATATCGCGCTGTCGCAATCCGCCTTTGCCCTGGGCGCCGGGATATTTTTTGCCGCCTATGCGCTGTTCGGCATCCCGGCCAACCTGCTGATGAATCGCTGGGGCGCCAAACGCTGGCTCAGCGCCACCACCGCGCTGTGGGGGGCGCTGTCGGCCTGCACCGGGCTGGTGACCAATGAACAGCAATTTATCGTCCTGCGGTTTCTGCTGGGGATCGCCGAAGCCGGCTTTTACCCCGGCATCCTGCTGCTGGCGTCGATCTATTTTCCCAATAAGGTGCGCGCCTCGGTCATTGGCATTTTCGTGCTCGGCGTGCCGGCGGCGCTGACGCTCGGTTCACCGCTATCGGGGGCATTGCTGGAGATGCACGGCGTGTTGGGCAAGCCCGGCTGGTTCTGGATGTTCGTGCTGGAAGGATTGCCGGCCGTCGCCCTCGGCGTCTTCGCCTTTTTCTATCTCGACGATAGCCCACGGCAGGCCCGCTTTCTGACCGAGGAAGAACGCACGGCGCTGGTGGCACAATTGGCCGATGAACAGCAGCAGACCGAAACCAGCAGCGTCAAAGCGGCGATGAGCAGCGGCACCGTTTGGCATCTGGCGTTGATCTACGGCACCCTGCAGATTGGCGTCTACGGCCTGATGTTTTTCCTGCCGTCGCAGGTCGCCTCGCTGATGGGCACCCATCTCGGCTTCAAGGCCTCGCTGGTGGCCGCCATCCCCTGGGCGTTCTCCGCGCTGGGCGTCTATTTCCTGCCGCGCTATGCCGACAGAAACACCGCCAGAAGATTACCGATCGCCGTCGGGTGCATGGTCACGGCGGCGCTGGGGTTGGTGGTGTCTTCCTATGCCGGCCCTCTGCTCGCCATCGTCGCCCTGAGCTGCTGCGCAGTCAGTTTCCTGGCGGTACAGCCGATTTTCTGGACGTTTCCCGCGCAGGTGCTCACCGGCCCGGCGCTGGCGGCCGGCATCGGTTTTTGCACCACGCTTGGCGCCGCATTCAGCTTTTTAGCCCCGCTGATCCGCACCGAGGCGGAAGAGCGTTTTCACAGCCCGCATGCCGGGCCGTTGGTGCTGGCCGCCTTTTCGCTGCTGTGCGCCACGCTGTTGTGGGCGCTCAGAAACCGGCGCACCGACGTGAGCAAGCAAGACGCGGAGATCGCCGGATAG
- a CDS encoding helix-turn-helix domain-containing protein — protein sequence MSNTAHNAKTDPPKVLQYLSSNLRGYRQQAGLSQMALAELSGVSRRMLAGIEAGDRNVSLAVLDKIAAALAISFTDLIQAPEARGSHLVGELAWQGAQPGSQALFAASVPARQRAELWEWTLMPGERYDSAPDAEGWSEMIYVIAGTLTLELEQGTLTLSAGAAQTFNSDQRYAYANHGDLPLRFIRNVAF from the coding sequence ATGAGCAATACGGCGCATAACGCGAAAACCGATCCCCCCAAAGTGCTGCAGTACCTGAGCAGCAATCTGCGCGGCTACCGCCAACAGGCGGGCCTGAGCCAGATGGCGCTGGCCGAGCTTTCCGGCGTCAGCCGCCGCATGCTGGCGGGCATCGAGGCCGGCGATCGCAACGTCAGCCTGGCGGTGCTCGACAAGATCGCCGCCGCCCTGGCGATTTCCTTTACCGATCTGATTCAGGCGCCGGAAGCGCGCGGCAGCCACCTGGTGGGAGAGTTGGCCTGGCAAGGCGCACAGCCGGGCAGCCAGGCGCTGTTCGCCGCCAGCGTGCCGGCGCGCCAACGGGCCGAGCTGTGGGAATGGACGCTGATGCCGGGCGAGCGCTATGACTCGGCGCCGGACGCCGAAGGCTGGAGTGAAATGATCTACGTGATTGCCGGCACCCTGACGTTGGAACTGGAACAAGGCACGCTGACCCTTTCCGCCGGCGCCGCGCAAACCTTCAACAGCGATCAACGTTACGCTTACGCCAACCACGGCGATCTCCCGCTGCGCTTTATTCGCAACGTCGCCTTCTGA
- a CDS encoding DMT family transporter has translation MSAAKKSFISAVVPQIRLPEAVLIFITMIWGGTFLAVHHAMQVSGPFFFVGLRFATATLALTLFSLRVLRGLTLYELKAGVLIGLAIMFGYSMQTVGLQTITSSQSAFITAMYVPIVPLLQWLVLGRFPGIMSWIGILLAFTGLMLLAAPSSTDMTLSLGEILTLAGTLGMAAEIILIGAFAGKVNIRRVTIVQLATASLASFLMMAPTGESPPPYSDYLLYSAIGLGLASALIQLTMNWAQRSVSPTRATVIYAGEPVWAGIVGRLAGERLPGVALLGGALIVIGVVVSELRVRRKDKAAVATEAD, from the coding sequence GTGTCAGCAGCAAAAAAATCCTTTATTTCCGCCGTGGTTCCGCAGATCAGGCTGCCGGAAGCGGTGTTGATTTTCATCACTATGATCTGGGGCGGCACCTTTTTGGCGGTGCACCACGCGATGCAAGTCAGCGGGCCGTTCTTTTTTGTCGGCCTGCGTTTCGCCACCGCCACGCTGGCGTTGACGCTGTTTTCGCTGCGCGTGCTGCGCGGCCTGACCCTGTATGAACTGAAGGCGGGCGTGCTGATCGGGCTGGCGATCATGTTCGGCTACAGCATGCAAACTGTCGGCCTGCAGACCATCACCAGCAGCCAATCGGCGTTCATCACCGCCATGTACGTGCCGATCGTGCCGCTGTTGCAATGGCTGGTGCTGGGGCGGTTCCCCGGCATCATGTCGTGGATCGGTATTCTGCTGGCCTTTACCGGCCTGATGCTGCTGGCGGCGCCGAGCAGCACCGACATGACGCTGAGCCTCGGCGAAATTCTGACGCTGGCCGGCACGCTGGGCATGGCGGCAGAGATCATCCTCATCGGCGCTTTCGCCGGCAAGGTGAATATCCGCCGGGTGACCATCGTGCAGCTGGCGACCGCCTCGCTGGCCTCATTTTTGATGATGGCGCCGACCGGCGAGTCGCCGCCGCCGTATTCGGATTACCTGCTGTACAGCGCCATAGGGCTGGGGCTGGCCAGCGCGTTGATTCAGCTGACCATGAACTGGGCGCAGCGCAGCGTTTCACCCACGCGCGCTACGGTGATCTACGCCGGTGAACCGGTCTGGGCGGGCATCGTCGGGCGGCTCGCCGGTGAGCGTTTACCGGGCGTGGCGCTATTGGGGGGCGCGTTGATCGTGATTGGGGTGGTGGTCAGCGAGCTGCGCGTGCGGCGCAAGGATAAAGCGGCGGTGGCGACGGAAGCGGATTAG
- a CDS encoding GNAT family N-acetyltransferase, giving the protein MRHLPLQTPRLILRPFTADDLPHFTAYRSHPDVARYQSWSDYSAAEAQAFFAQQRQLEFNRDDSWFQLAVERREDGALLGDVAVHFFDEGRQAELGVTFDPVHQRQGQAREALSAVIALLFGPLAKHRITAVVDARNLRAAALFSKLGFRREACWRQNVFFKGAWGDEFGFALLQSEWRENAKHDATE; this is encoded by the coding sequence ATGCGCCATTTACCTCTACAAACCCCCAGACTGATCCTGCGCCCGTTCACCGCCGACGATCTGCCCCACTTTACCGCCTACCGCAGCCACCCTGACGTGGCGCGCTATCAAAGCTGGAGCGACTACAGCGCCGCCGAGGCACAGGCCTTTTTCGCACAGCAACGGCAGCTCGAATTCAACCGTGACGACAGCTGGTTTCAACTGGCGGTCGAGCGCCGCGAGGACGGCGCGTTGCTGGGCGATGTCGCGGTGCATTTTTTCGATGAAGGGCGTCAGGCTGAACTGGGCGTGACCTTCGATCCGGTTCATCAACGGCAAGGACAAGCGCGCGAGGCGCTAAGCGCCGTCATCGCCCTGCTGTTCGGGCCGCTGGCGAAACACCGCATTACCGCCGTGGTGGACGCGCGTAATCTTCGCGCCGCCGCGTTGTTCAGTAAGCTGGGCTTTCGCCGTGAGGCCTGTTGGCGGCAAAACGTGTTTTTCAAAGGCGCATGGGGCGACGAATTCGGTTTCGCCCTGCTGCAAAGTGAATGGCGGGAGAATGCAAAGCATGACGCTACTGAATAA
- a CDS encoding enoyl-CoA hydratase/isomerase family protein produces MSESPPVLYERHGEQVAVITLNRPEKKNAINLQMAELIRTYLRQADNDDSVRAIVLAGQPAVFSAGMDINAFHQGELPIVTPEGFGGLIHAQIAKVIIAAVDGIAYGGGFELALACDLIVAGQNARFSFPETGLGLVAAQGGCARLPARISPYVALDWLLTGRTVGAQEALSHGAISRISASSAREEALRIAEQIAGKDLAASQAVKAIVRQGLARQEAPSFDFQQGPVERLRQAAARR; encoded by the coding sequence ATGAGTGAATCACCGCCGGTGCTTTACGAACGCCATGGCGAGCAGGTTGCGGTCATCACCCTCAATCGGCCGGAAAAAAAGAACGCCATCAACCTGCAGATGGCCGAGCTGATCCGCACCTACCTGCGGCAGGCAGATAACGATGACTCGGTGCGAGCGATCGTCCTGGCCGGTCAACCGGCGGTATTTTCCGCCGGCATGGATATCAACGCCTTTCATCAGGGTGAACTGCCCATCGTCACGCCGGAGGGGTTTGGCGGGCTGATCCATGCACAGATCGCCAAGGTGATCATCGCCGCCGTTGACGGCATCGCGTACGGGGGCGGATTTGAGCTGGCCCTGGCGTGCGATCTGATCGTCGCCGGCCAGAACGCACGCTTCAGCTTCCCCGAAACCGGGCTCGGGTTAGTCGCCGCACAAGGCGGGTGCGCGCGCTTGCCGGCGCGTATTTCCCCCTATGTCGCGCTCGACTGGCTGCTGACCGGCAGAACCGTCGGCGCACAGGAAGCGTTGTCACACGGCGCCATTTCCCGCATCAGCGCAAGTTCGGCCCGGGAAGAAGCGTTGCGCATCGCCGAGCAGATCGCCGGAAAAGATCTTGCCGCCAGCCAGGCGGTTAAGGCCATCGTGCGTCAGGGGCTGGCGCGGCAAGAAGCCCCCTCATTCGATTTTCAACAAGGCCCGGTCGAGCGCCTGCGTCAGGCTGCCGCCCGTCGATAA
- a CDS encoding LysR family transcriptional regulator, whose product MNSDNIGEKNSRKTGRPLPLGGLRCFEAAARLESFTQAAQGLNLTHGAVSRAVRALEEELGVALFERRHRRVLLTAAGRKLFQATQQAFGILDHTALELRQQALDAPLVLSCEPTLLMRWLIPRLPAFQQAHPDINLQLVAGGGPFSFHDGITAAIRRNDFDWGKQVHSLALFSEKVGPVCQPEALARMTIAEGSLRSLRPGTKLLHSATRPDAWRHWAQQQGMTLAGHSEQRFDHFYFSLQAAVAGLGIAIGPWLQVRDDLAAGLLSAPFGFTPDGSGYYLLSPQAIVPGSALARLAEWLTLTADA is encoded by the coding sequence ATGAATAGTGACAATATCGGTGAGAAAAACTCACGCAAAACCGGCAGGCCGTTGCCGTTGGGCGGGCTGCGTTGCTTCGAGGCCGCCGCGCGGCTGGAAAGTTTTACGCAGGCGGCACAGGGGCTGAATTTGACGCACGGCGCCGTCAGCCGGGCGGTGCGGGCGCTGGAAGAGGAACTGGGCGTGGCGTTGTTTGAGCGCCGCCATCGGCGGGTACTGCTCACGGCGGCGGGGCGCAAGCTGTTTCAGGCGACGCAGCAGGCTTTCGGCATTCTGGATCATACCGCGCTGGAACTGCGCCAGCAGGCGCTCGATGCGCCGCTGGTCTTGTCCTGTGAACCGACCTTGTTGATGCGTTGGCTGATCCCGCGTCTGCCGGCTTTTCAGCAGGCGCACCCGGATATCAACTTACAGCTGGTGGCCGGTGGCGGGCCGTTTTCGTTCCATGACGGCATTACGGCGGCGATCAGGCGCAATGACTTCGATTGGGGAAAGCAGGTGCATAGCCTGGCGCTGTTCAGTGAAAAGGTTGGGCCGGTGTGCCAACCCGAGGCGTTGGCAAGGATGACGATCGCCGAGGGCAGCCTGCGGAGTTTGCGGCCCGGCACTAAACTGCTGCATTCCGCCACCCGGCCGGATGCCTGGCGGCACTGGGCGCAGCAGCAGGGGATGACGTTGGCAGGGCATTCGGAGCAGCGCTTTGATCATTTCTATTTCAGCCTGCAGGCGGCGGTCGCCGGTCTTGGCATTGCGATCGGCCCGTGGTTGCAAGTGCGAGACGATCTGGCCGCCGGTTTGTTGAGTGCGCCGTTCGGTTTTACGCCCGACGGCAGCGGCTATTACCTGCTGTCGCCGCAGGCGATCGTGCCGGGCAGCGCGTTGGCCCGGCTGGCCGAGTGGCTAACGCTCACGGCAGACGCCTGA
- a CDS encoding helix-turn-helix domain-containing protein, translating into MQKYRIRPLRLEKGWSQEQLATIAGLSTRTVQRIENGEQASLETLTAIAAALGVQVRDLNAQPQQTMEEEEPDEQRLRSQVAAEGKLLSMAVRFAVIGVMLFAINWFTHPHYLWSLWAIGGMSLALVMRAVRTLLLRNVFSRWQEQRLAQKLRRLP; encoded by the coding sequence ATGCAAAAGTACCGCATCAGGCCGTTACGTCTGGAAAAAGGCTGGTCGCAGGAGCAGCTGGCGACCATCGCCGGCCTCAGCACCCGCACCGTACAGCGGATTGAAAACGGCGAACAGGCCAGCCTGGAAACCTTGACCGCAATCGCCGCCGCGCTGGGCGTGCAGGTCCGCGATCTCAACGCACAGCCGCAACAGACAATGGAGGAGGAGGAGCCTGACGAACAGCGCCTTCGTAGCCAGGTCGCGGCAGAAGGCAAACTGCTGAGCATGGCGGTGCGTTTCGCCGTGATTGGCGTGATGTTGTTCGCCATTAATTGGTTTACCCACCCGCACTATCTCTGGTCGCTGTGGGCGATCGGCGGCATGAGCCTCGCGCTGGTCATGCGGGCGGTGCGCACTCTGCTGCTGCGCAACGTCTTCAGCCGCTGGCAGGAACAGCGGCTGGCGCAAAAACTCAGGCGTCTGCCGTGA
- the cycA gene encoding D-serine/D-alanine/glycine transporter encodes MVDHSKIATDATPASEDHLRRNLTNRHIQLIAIGGAIGTGLFMGSGKTISLAGPSIIFVYMIIGFMLFFVMRAMGELLLSNLEYKSFSDFAADLLGPWAGFFTGWTYWFCWVVTGIADVVAITAYAQFWFPELSQWIASLLCVLLLLGLNLATVKMFGEMEFWFAMIKIVAIVGLIVAGLVMIAMQFQSPTGTVASFTHLWNDGGMFPKGISGFFAGFQIAVFAFVGIELVGTTAAETKDPEKSLPRAINSIPIRIIMFYVFALIVIMSVTPWNSVVPDKSPFVELFVLIGLPAAASVINFVVLTSAASSANSGVFSTSRMLFGLAQEGDAPKSFANLSKRAVPANGLTFSCICLLGGVVLIYLIPNVMTVFTLVTTVSAILFMFVWTIILCSYLVYRKQRPALHQKSIYKMPAGKLMCWVCMAFFVFVLVLLSLREDTRQALIVTPLWFIVLGLSYVFLRKKKTA; translated from the coding sequence ATGGTAGATCACTCTAAAATAGCGACTGACGCGACGCCCGCTTCAGAAGATCATCTACGGCGAAACCTCACTAACCGACATATTCAACTGATCGCCATCGGCGGCGCCATCGGCACCGGTCTGTTTATGGGCTCCGGTAAAACCATCAGCCTGGCCGGCCCCTCGATCATCTTCGTGTACATGATCATCGGCTTTATGCTGTTCTTCGTGATGCGCGCCATGGGCGAGCTGCTGCTGTCCAATCTGGAATACAAATCGTTCAGCGATTTCGCCGCGGATCTGCTCGGCCCGTGGGCCGGCTTCTTCACCGGCTGGACCTACTGGTTCTGCTGGGTGGTCACCGGCATCGCCGACGTCGTGGCGATCACCGCCTACGCTCAGTTCTGGTTCCCCGAGCTGTCGCAGTGGATCGCTTCACTGCTGTGCGTGCTGTTGCTGCTCGGCCTTAATCTGGCGACGGTGAAAATGTTCGGCGAAATGGAGTTTTGGTTTGCGATGATTAAAATCGTCGCCATCGTTGGGCTGATCGTCGCCGGGCTGGTGATGATCGCCATGCAGTTCCAGTCGCCGACCGGCACCGTGGCCTCATTCACCCATCTGTGGAATGACGGCGGCATGTTCCCGAAAGGCATCAGCGGCTTCTTCGCCGGCTTCCAGATCGCGGTATTCGCCTTCGTCGGCATTGAACTGGTGGGCACCACCGCCGCGGAAACCAAGGATCCGGAGAAATCGTTGCCGCGCGCCATCAACTCGATTCCGATCCGCATCATCATGTTCTACGTGTTCGCCCTGATCGTTATCATGTCGGTGACGCCATGGAACTCCGTGGTGCCTGACAAGAGCCCGTTCGTTGAACTGTTCGTGCTGATCGGCCTGCCGGCCGCGGCCAGCGTAATCAACTTCGTGGTGCTGACCTCCGCCGCCTCTTCCGCCAACAGCGGCGTGTTCTCCACCAGCCGCATGCTGTTCGGGCTGGCGCAGGAAGGCGACGCGCCGAAATCGTTCGCCAACCTGTCCAAGCGCGCGGTACCGGCCAACGGCCTCACCTTCTCCTGTATCTGCCTACTGGGCGGCGTGGTGCTGATTTACCTGATCCCGAACGTGATGACGGTCTTCACTCTGGTGACCACCGTATCGGCGATTCTGTTCATGTTCGTCTGGACCATCATTCTGTGCTCGTACCTGGTCTACCGTAAACAGCGCCCGGCGCTGCACCAGAAATCGATCTACAAAATGCCTGCCGGCAAACTGATGTGCTGGGTGTGCATGGCGTTCTTCGTGTTCGTGCTGGTGCTGCTGTCGCTGCGCGAAGACACCCGCCAGGCGCTGATCGTCACCCCGCTGTGGTTCATCGTGCTCGGCCTGTCTTACGTGTTCCTGCGCAAGAAGAAAACCGCGTGA
- a CDS encoding DedA family protein, which yields MDELTHIIAKYSPEPEMLLLLIFLFALGKSVIVVSSALPPASVTLLMGIVAGKHALPLGAVWAAIALGAALGSILSFHCGARLHRRDLGRRLPARFHAPLRKAQRSLQKRGLPLLFASRFLAVMRYTVPLMAGMLQLPARRVYATAALSAAVWALLLMSAAHLFPVS from the coding sequence ATGGATGAATTGACGCACATTATCGCCAAATACAGTCCGGAACCGGAGATGTTGCTGCTGCTGATTTTCCTGTTCGCGCTGGGAAAGTCGGTGATCGTGGTGTCTTCCGCCCTGCCGCCCGCCTCGGTGACGCTGCTGATGGGCATCGTTGCAGGCAAGCATGCGCTACCCCTCGGCGCGGTTTGGGCGGCCATCGCCCTCGGCGCCGCGTTGGGATCAATCTTGTCGTTCCACTGCGGCGCACGGCTGCACCGCCGAGATCTTGGCCGCCGGCTGCCGGCACGCTTTCACGCTCCGCTACGCAAAGCGCAACGTTCCTTGCAAAAGCGCGGGCTGCCGCTGCTGTTCGCCTCGCGTTTTCTGGCGGTGATGCGTTACACCGTGCCGCTGATGGCCGGCATGCTGCAACTGCCGGCGCGGCGCGTCTATGCCACCGCCGCGCTCTCGGCCGCCGTCTGGGCGCTGCTCTTGATGTCGGCGGCGCATTTATTCCCCGTTTCCTGA